GCGGATTTACGAGAACAGAGAAAGGAagggttattattattttttataaacgTTCCATTTCCATGTGAAGAAGGGGTTACGTGGGAGATGAAAAGAAACAGAGGAGGGGTTTATAGAAAGGGGAGGGAGAGAAGAATGCGAAAACTGtaagctttttttcttttcttctttttggtgAAATGAAATATCTATGGAGGCTATCCACGTTTCGAGGTATTGTTGatttttgttcatttcatttaaaaggtataattttaattttggtccctATGCTATGCAGTTATTTGCATTTCGAGATCTCGTTGGTTGTTAATTGccaatttttgttcttttcatttaagaaaatataatttttattttgatcccTCTTTTAGGCAGTTATTTGCATTTCGAGATCGTATTggttaataaatgataattgcTTATTTGTGGTCTTTTTTCATTTACAAAGGTATAAGTTTGATTTTGGTCCTTCTATTATGTAGttatttgcatttcaatatCATATTGGTTGATAATTGcctgacttttttttttaggtgataattgcctgattttttttttttaggtttaagggTGAAAAAACcgttaaacttaaaaaaaaattaagcctctaattttttttacatttaattgggtacttgaactttcaaaatgcatcaaaaagacttcaaactttttcaaaaaaatattttagcccCTACTctttttttcacttaattggATACTTAGAACtgtcaaaatgcatcaaaaaacCCCTTTGACCGTTGAAGTTAACCACCCCTAACATTTTCAATTAAAGCCACCACATGTCACAATCACGGCATGACCTGtggtaaaaaatgataaaaaataaaaatcaataaaagttataaaagttattatattttaataaaaatattaaaatattaaaattataaaaatataaaaatagcaaaaaatttataaaaattatcataccaaaagaagcattttataatttttttataaattttattgatttatattttattaacattttttgccacatgtcGCGCTGTGTTACGACACGTGATagctttaactgaaaaaaaaactagGGGATCGTTAACTTTAACGATCGTTAAAGTTAATTGTTAAAGAGCCTTTTTGatgcaatttataatttttttacattttttataaaattttgcaattttttactcttttttatttttttctaattttaataaaattttaatattttttattaaaatttaataacttttataacttttattgatttctatttttttatcatttttttgttacatgTCATGTTGTAGTTGTGACACGTGATGGtttaaattggaaaaaattaaagacGGTTAACTTTAAAGGTTAACTATTAAAGTTAACGGTCAAAGAGtttttttgatgtattttggCAATTTAAGTACTCAATCGAGTGCAAAGAAAACAAaggcttaattgtttttatttttattttttatgtttgagagcttttttgatgcattttgaaagttcaagtacctaattgagtggaaaaaaaacaagggcttaattttttattttttaagtttgagggtctttttatgtattttaaaagtttaagtacccaattgagtgaaaaaataaagacttaattttttgaaattttttagaatttttactccttttatttattaaaataaggattaaatgccaaaaattttatcctaaaataattgaaaatcaataaaatattgcactcaattaatgttttatttgaagttagcaattaattcaacttgtaaaatatagtttttttccAAGTTTTGGATAGGTTGTTAAATGATTATATAGCAACTATATTCAATAGCTATTATgtgtttgaaattgaattttaaaatttaaaaaattaatagtagaattaattaaaattatcaatcaTGTTTACTCGTGTTTAAACTGCATAACAGGTGCCAGGTGTAATGGGATAACACATTGCACTTTCAGTGGGAGAATTTAAGTTTAAACTTTAGTGATGACATTGTTAAAAGAGACAActacaagttttaaaataattattcttcaTGCACcgtaaacaaacataaatgtaCATGGGTCATACcgaaaaattacatatttaaaagcAACACAAAAGCAAGTTTCGTCAAaggtaatattttattatagtagGATATCATGGGATCGTTTTTAAATCAACAACTGTGGTTGAAAGATAACAACGAGGAGAATATAGTCGCTTGATCAAGCCATATcggaaattaaaaaattatgttggtGACCTGAAACCTGTTAAATAGTTAATGGATGTGTTGTTTTTTTCCTGAAAATCAGTTTCTCACATTTAGTATTGAAAtcgattaaattaattaaaatgtaaaattacatttCTCTATGCAAATTTTTTATGACATGACTAACGATGAAttgatatttctttttcttattttttatttcaatccttaaattttaaaaaatctcatAACATCTTATTATAATGAAATCTTTAAACTGTTATTACTTCAAaaggaatttaaaatttatttaactccaaaaatattttaaaatatttcgtTATAAGTTCCGATCATATCTGTTTTTTTAGACACAATGTCTAGAACAACCCGTAGTCCCTCctcaacttataaataggagaataatgcgcTTTAACGCATCAAATTCACGTCCTCCTACTTTGGTAATAATACCCATGTTAGTCAAGCTAGAATTTAATagataaatcattttaaaatatttaaatccaatttaaattattctacaagttaaattgattaaataaataaatatatataaaataaaacgtgatacaatttttatttattttatttatataatatttatgttatttaatcaaTCGTGCCATATAAGGTATGTAataatttcatgccataatatgTAATCTAAAATGGGTagttgaaaagaagtatgaaaatgacctgaaaacctttttcttaaaaaaaataaaaacaataaataaaaataaattgaaaattttactgCCATCAATATGCCAATTGCTATAGCACATTCACAGCTACCAGCTTGAATGAATTAGATTATTGAATTTCGATTTGATTGAtttgttgaatttaaaataaataattattaaaaaattataaaattaaaaatacagtgaaatttaattcaactgGATTAATTGTTGATTCGTTCAATCAGATCTGCTCatgaatcaattaatttttgtctttatttgaattgatatttCAATTAGTTTTCACCTAAACGACCAATATATCCAATCATGAAAtcaataaataagataatatataaattgtcaattatattcaatattgttaaattattagtaaattttacattttagttaattaacttaaaaataataaattgatcgATGAACTGTTcaaaagcttttatttaaatcattgaaCTGTTAAGAGGTTTTATTTATAGCAAGTTCTAAGCGATGATTCAAAGATTGGTATGGTGAATTAGTATCTATTGATAAGTAGAATAACATACCCTAGATCTAAGTCGATGTGACGATCAGTGTCCCAGATTAGagaaaaaattgtttgaattttgattcgtAGATTCATAACGTTTAAAGCtattttatgaagaaaaaaaaaacctaaactcAGAAGAGAATAGGGAAAAGAACTTTCATTGATGCAAACAGTGTGGACGAAGAAGACCATATAACAACGAGCGTAATGGtccaataacttaaatgaaaatatttgaatagttcaatgttgagtgaccaaaacataaactcactaataatttagtgaccttcTATACAATTTACCCTTGTTTAATTtagaaacttaaaaaaatctatcCATATCGTAATTACGTAATTTTCTACCTCGTAAATatgttaaaagtattttatatttatataaattttaacatgttaataatttctattattaaatttaatacttgatatatatacatttgtatcatatttatattatggaaTAATAACTCCTTGTTAaacatatatgatatatatgcTACGCTACCAGGACACCCTTGGCAAAGCACTGCAACAATCTAACTCCATCCAGCTAGCATGTCTCTTCCGTCACGAGTGTTATTCCACCAAATCATATGGAACATGAAAACTAACCACTCTTACTAAATAGGTTACTCCGATAATACATCTATCATTTATCATCTATACACtgcaatttattcaatttaaatcacGTTGTcaatctaataaaaattaacgAGTGACAAATTAATCTATCATGAGACGGCATGTGACAAGAGATGTCAACACATATTTATATCCTCGTGCCTTGAGCAAGTGACTATCGATCCCACTAACGCATACTTCCTTCAAgccccaaacttatttttatcAGGTTCATTGTTTCTCTCTCCTTCTAGCTTAATCCctacatatttattttacaactcTATGcccaaacaaattaaaattaactttgatTTTCCTGTCACTTTTTAATATCAACAATTGGTATGATGAACGAGACAAATATGACTTTGACTTAGAATGGAATCGAAAGTTCTTATAATTGAGCAACTAATAaaagacatatttataattacatCAGTAGCGAAATAGAGTATCCAACCATAAATATAAcgaaatatatatgataaaaattattgccatctttaaaaagtacaaaatgcagtaaatattaatcattactTTAAGACTTAAATGCTAAAAAATTATcacaaaacaattaaaaatcaattttaatcattatttttcattacgcttttaaaattttaaaaattttaaattaataaaataacattgtactttaattaacttaaaaataataaaattgatttaatttcttaaaaatataaagatatagaccattcaaatggtgaaattatattttattattataaaaataaaatttaattctagcCCTCCTAAAAGTTTTCTACATTCTGATGATTTCGTGACCATTGATACGATATTAAGGTGAAAAAGAATATGATGTgatcacttaattaattttaatattattttatgaagatttaattagttttaattatttttacaaatttcagCATTTAAacgtaaaaaaataataaaaaatataaattttttacgaggacattttattaattaagcctaaaaatatTCCACAAAAGTGGTAGATTGGATTAGGAATTAATTAGCACCCTcacgaaaaaaaaagaaagtggcTTCTTTCGAATATTGCCCAAAAGCTTAGCTTTTCaatatataaatcttttaagAAACACACGCCAATGGCAGCAACGGAAAAACATCTGGGCCACCATGGATGTGGAAGCAAACCAAGCTAAGCAAATTACCAACGACAACAGCAACGACTGCGCCAAAGTAAACAGTAATTCGACCATCGATGATTCAATCCCTCACTCTTCTCTCTCTGTTGATACAGCACTTCCTTTCCCCCTTATGTCCCCTCGCATCATGTTCgtcttctcttctcttttctcctctgttttttttttttaattttcatttcgaGATCTTAGTTAGGCTTATCGTAggatttgattttcatttctttatagGCCGGatcttcaattatttatttatttttgaaattttcactTAGTTAAGCTTATCGTAGCATTTGACTTTCATTTCCTTACATGGCGgatcttcaaatttttttatttctttgctttttttttaattttcatttcgaACTCTTAGTTAAGCTTATCGtagcattttattttcatttatatggCGGatcatcaattttttatttctaattttcattTCGAACTCTTAGTTAAGCTTATCGTAGCATTTGATTTTCATTTCTTAATATGTCggatcttcaatttttttatttctctctctctctctctttttttttttttaaattttcattttgaacattTACTTAAGCTTATCGAagcatttaattttcatttcttacTTAAGCTTATGGCGGatcttctaatttttatttctctgttattttttttccatttcgaAGTTCGAACTTTCTGTTAAGCTTATCGTAGCATTTGATTTTCATTTCCTCGTATGCCGgctcttcaaattttcatttctttgtttttttaaagctAAAGAATGACGTCATAAGTTTCGCATTCATCATCAtgattgttattgttattatttgagtCTTATTTGCTGGTTAATGCATTCTTGCAGCGAGCTGTGTAAGGATCTGTTTAGGAAATGGGCGAAGTTGGATGATTCTTGCTTCTCTGTCGAGACTGTATCCGGTGGCATCACAAATCTCCGTGCGCACTTTCACTTTTTTTGGTGTTTCTTAGATATATGTAGATAAGTTTGTTAGATAGTTAATTTATTAGCAGAGATCTGTGTTTCTCAACTCAATTTCCTGCTTTATGTGTTTGATTGACTTTGTGGTAATTTATAGCCTAAGAGtgaatagtttaatttaatttaatgcagTGCTAAAGGTGTCTGTGAAGGAAGAAAGTGGAGATAATGTGGCTGTAACAGTTAGATTATATGGACCTAACACAGAATATGTCATTGACCGTGAACGTGAGTTGCAGGTATTTCCCTTTGCTTTTGGCTACTAATTGCCTTTGGTAAAAATTGCACATTTCAGCTTAAGGATATTGTGTGTATAATACTATGTTATTTTGACTCGAGTGTGAGTATACAGTATGGATATGTATCTGACATGAGTGTTCTTTTTCTCATGTATTTATAATAACATTAGAGGGCATATCCTTgtacttaaagaaaaaggaaaaggtgAGGCAAAGCAACAGTATAACCTTCAAATTGCTAAAATCTTGCTTTAAGTGTTATGTTTCCGGGGGCTGAATCTTTTTCAAGAATGTTTTGGTCACCTTAGAAATCAATGACCTAATGGAGAAATATCTACTTTAGCCAAAGGAATTGTTGGCTTATGATTTTGTTAGAAATAACTTGCTTACATGCGCATGATTAAGGCGGGTcaatgatatattatataattttcaagtaCAACAGAAATTCAAAATGATACTATTGTATGTCTTCTCGATGTACTTACTAACTAAATTCTTTTTGGTTTCATTATGGCCACCTTTCTAGTCAAGCTTTTTCGCGCCATTCTTTACTTCATAATTCACTGATTTTAATCATGTGTAGGCGATCAAATACCTTTCAGCTGCAGGATTTGGTGCCAAGTTGCTTGGAGTTTTTGGAAATGGCATGGTTCAATCATTTATAAATGCGCGCACATTAACTCCTTTGGGTAAGAAGTAGAGAGTTCACCTGTGGGAGTAGCACTTGCATATGAAGTTTTCTTCTTTGGACATTAGCAATTAGAGAGGGTTTATGCCTTCAAGCATATTAATCTCATGTTCCATGCTGCCAGCATCTTTATGAAAGTTCACTGCCTCCTTTGAagctttttattgttttctttatttcaacATTATTGATACCTGACCTATTCTCATATTGCAGTTATTGTTTGGTCTGCAAGCTCTGTTCTGATACAATTTTAACATATTGCTTGGCAGACATGAGAAAGCCAAAGCTGGCTGCTGAAATCGCTAATCAGCTTCGTCGATTCCATCAAGTGGAAATTCCAGGTCCTAAAGAACCTCAGCTATGGGTTGACATGTTCAAGTTCTTTGAGAAAGGTTCGAGAACCAACTTCTTCTACATGGTATTGTTTAACAGCTTTTGCCGCtaaaagaaatttgatatgGACTGTCTTCCAGTTGCAGCGGCTTCAATATGTgtcttctttgttttgtttatttccaaGTTTTGGCTTTTAAGAGATCACTGTTTGTCTTGACTGATTAGAGTCTGCTATTGCCAATGGTCTTCAGTAACGTGAGGCTCATTTAGTTTCTTCTCAAGATTATTACCTAGCAGGAAATGGTGCGTCTCTAATGCTTGGTGCCTTCTATTGCAGCATGTGCGCTCCGGTTTGAAGATCCTGATAAACAGAGGATATATGAGACAATTTCGTTTAAGGAAGTGCATGAGGAAGCTACACAGCTGAAGGTAAGATTTCCATTTTACATGTAGTCGATTCTTCTGGTGCCGATAAAGGGAAGGTATTACATGTTTATTGTCTCCGAGAACTTTTGCTCACATGCTGTTCGGTTTGATTTCCGATTATATGTTAATTCTTGTAAGATCAAGCACTTTATCCCTGTTTATGAGAGTGTCTCCTGATGATGGACCAGGAATTGACAGAGCTTTTCAGCGCTTCAGTGGTGTTTGCTCACAATGATTTACTTTCTGGAAATTTGATGCTTAATGACGAACAAGGTATGCAATGATAGTTCTGCATACCTATAAGTTGTCCCGATATCTTGTTGAATGTTTAATTTTCCGTTTATCTCATCAATGTGCAGATAAGCTCTACATAATAGACTTTGAGTACGGGTCATACAATTACAGAGGCTATGACATTGGAAATCACTTCAACGAATATGCAGGCTATGAGTGTGACTATAGCTTGTAAGCTACAAttctttgtgttttattttgcaaCAATGATGAGTTGTGTGGATTGGCACCTACTAATTGTTGAAAATGGTTTGACCATAGGTATCCTAGTAAAGAAGAACAATATCATTTTCTCAGGCATTATTTGCAACCCGAAAAACCATACGAGGTAAATAGGATATTGACTGTGTGCATTTATTGTTTGTACAATAAGTTTCAAGTTT
The Gossypium raimondii isolate GPD5lz chromosome 8, ASM2569854v1, whole genome shotgun sequence DNA segment above includes these coding regions:
- the LOC105792867 gene encoding probable ethanolamine kinase encodes the protein MDVEANQAKQITNDNSNDCAKVNSNSTIDDSIPHSSLSVDTALPFPLMSPRIIELCKDLFRKWAKLDDSCFSVETVSGGITNLLLKVSVKEESGDNVAVTVRLYGPNTEYVIDRERELQAIKYLSAAGFGAKLLGVFGNGMVQSFINARTLTPLDMRKPKLAAEIANQLRRFHQVEIPGPKEPQLWVDMFKFFEKACALRFEDPDKQRIYETISFKEVHEEATQLKELTELFSASVVFAHNDLLSGNLMLNDEQDKLYIIDFEYGSYNYRGYDIGNHFNEYAGYECDYSLYPSKEEQYHFLRHYLQPEKPYEVSEKDLEDLYVEANTFRLASHLIWALWGLIQARMSPIDFDYLGYFFWRYNEYKKQKEKCFFLAQSHLSGSRTV